One region of Penaeus vannamei isolate JL-2024 chromosome 36, ASM4276789v1, whole genome shotgun sequence genomic DNA includes:
- the oxt gene encoding xylosyltransferase oxt, producing the protein MAVAPARAIFIVSFNIIRVLCRKYGLYIFVGCLIILFQGFSGYYVLRLGSDNTIRDGRGPSLPDKAEVFERAHVHLENRVYLENERGGADSHNKGPPEGGELDSQEVGVEALGVETPCRLQSKEAVSAIKRASTTHCKTLIGNISCQIQAGSFYPRRLQSYCPSNGKMRGKHMGCFIDSRESRILRGHATQLKRNSPSICCDICYQRGYVYAGVQYGKECFCGNEELPVKLKAAESFCNMPCSGDERLKCGDYLHMNVYQTGLAKYVPVALKGPSTANDSAVRIAFILTINGRAVRQLKRMFKALYHKDHYYFIHVDSRQDYLYGEMLKLEQQFDNIQVSRYRLSTIWGGASLLTILLHCMEQVLLIKSWKWDFVINLSESDYPIKTNEELVRFLTSNRERNFLKSHGHDTNKFLQKQGLDRTFIECETHMWRIGERQIPMGVRVDGGSDWLCLNRDFVNYVVNSQDQLVTGLKKVYSYTLLPAESFFHTVLRNSEYCQSFTDNNLHVTNWKRKLGCKCQYKHIVDWCGCSPNDFTPGDWPKLEASVSRNLFFARKFEAVISQAIINQVDGWLYTPYYTSTPGLDSYWENRYHHDDRYTSGSDVALTLYSSVARLSTRTVTQLISSKHSKCSLYATGVLQAHSYHSNDEFKGQLVQYVGNVDGQGTFHLETWVFPHVKYRPLFNQRYERLLSIEVGTDFDVKEQVFRNFGIPFGPNSDVTIVTRWGAGINADGMPEEGIEQPTLVLSDPTASVAAGEEITVDTGEQVVAHTFELRKPLLPGSWMVWVLVDNVIVASHTFLVLPMQFVQGRQISVKEAKTLHKGPSEPYTEEDVSHYSVLLNLGYPGNSSALEVSATHALLYGPQLSKWIDELVTRFYTVQDTCYIQSDHVPECVRAELDPCSKTNWSSFSPDPKSELGSVDPKTGRLTDAYRISDNFR; encoded by the exons GACCTCCAGAGGGGGGTGAGCTAGACAGCCAAGAAGTAGGGGTGGAGGCACTAGGGGTGGAGACCCCTTGTCGCCTGCAGAGCAAGGAGGCAGTGTCGGCCATCAAACGAGCATCCACTACGCACTGCAAGACCCTCATTGGAAACATATCATGCCAG ATACAAGCGGGCAGTTTCTATCCACGCCGATTGCAGAGCTACTGCCCATCAAATG GAAAGATGCGAGGCAAGCACATGGGCTGCTTTATCGACAGCAGAGAGTCAAGGATCCTTCGAGGCCATGCAACACAACTGAAGAGAAATTCTCCTAGCATCTGTTGTGACATCTGTTATCAGCGAGGATACGTTTATGCTGGAGTCCAGTACGG CAAGGAATGCTTCTGCGGAAATGAAGAGCTCCCTGTGAAGTTGAAAGCAGCTGAAAGCTTTTGCAACATGCCTTGCTCAGGGGATGAGAGATTGAAATGCGGGGATTATCTGCATATGAATGTCTATCAGACAGGCTTGGCAA AATACGTCCCAGTTGCCCTCAAAGGCCCTTCCACAGCGAATGACTCTGCAGTGAGAATTGCATTCATCCTTACGATAAATGGACGTGCTGTGAGGCAGCTCAAGCGGATGTTCAAGGCCTTGTACCACAAGGATCATTACTACTTCATCCATGTGGATTCA CGTCAAGACTACTTGTATGGGGAGATGCTGAAGTTAGAGCAGCAGTTTGATAACATTCAGGTGTCGAGGTACCGTCTGTCGACCATCTGGGGTGGTGCATCGCTCCTCACTATCCTACTTCATTGCATGGAACAAGTGTTGCTTATCAAGTCCTGGAAGTGGGATTTCGTCATCAACCTGAGCGAATCAGATTATCCCATCAA AACAAATGAAGAATTAGTCCGCTTCCTCACCTCCAACCGGGAGCGTAACTTCCTCAAATCACATGGCCACGATACAAACAAATTCCTCCAGAAGCAAGGACTGGACCGGACCTTCATTGAGTGTGAGACACACATGTGGAGGATTGGCGAGAGACAAATTCCAATGG gTGTTCGTGTGGATGGAGGGAGTGACTGGCTGTGCCTGAATCGGGACTTCGTAAATTATGTGGTAAACAGTCAAGACCAGTTAGTCACCGGGCTGAAGAAAGTCTACTCATACACTTTACTTCCTGCTGAG TCCTTCTTCCACACAGTCCTACGAAACTCGGAGTACTGCCAGTCCTTCACCGACAATAACCTGCACGTCACCAACTGGAAGAGAAAGCTCGGATGCAAGTGCCAGTACAAGCACATCGTTGACTGGTGTGGCTGCTCCCCCAACGACTTCACGCCTGGTGACTGGCCCAAACTGGAG GCATCGGTCTCTCGCAATCTTTTCTTCGCCCGCAAATTTGAGGCAGTGATCAGCCAGGCCATCATCAATCAGGTGGACGGATGGCTATACACACCCTATTACACTT CTACACCAGGGTTAGACAGCTACTGGGAGAACAGGTATCACCACGATGACCGCTACACCAGTGGCAGTGATGTGGCGCTCACTCTCTATAGCTCTGTGGCAAGACTAAGTACCCGCACAGTGACTCAGCTCATCAGTTCCAAGCATAGCAAGTGCAGTTTGTATGCTACTGGAGTCCTTCAAGCACACTCATATCATTCCAATGATGAGTTTAag GGTCAGCTGGTGCAGTATGTAGGGAATGTAGATGGCCAAGGTACTTTCCATCTTGAGACATGGGTCTTCCCACATGTCAAGTATCGACCACTCTTTAACCAGCGATATGAGAGGCTTTTG AGCATTGAAGTTGGTACAGACTTTGATGTTAAGGAGCAAGTTTTCCGCAACTTTGGCATTCCCTTTGGGCCCAACAGCGACGTAACAATTGTTACGCGATGGGGAGCGGGTATCAATGCTGATGGGATGCCGGAAGAAGGTATTGAACAGCCCACACTGGTTCTTAGTGATCCAACTGCGTCTGTTGCAGCTGGAGAGGAAATCACAGTTGATACAGGAGAACAG GTTGTAGCCCATACCTTTGAGCTGAGAAAACCACTTTTGCCTGGGTCATGGATGGTTTGGGTGTTGGTTGACAACGTGATTGTAGCGTCGCACACTTTCCTCGTCCTCCCCATGCAGTTTGTTCAGGGCCGCCAGATTTCAGTTAAGGAGGCTAA AACTCTGCATAAGGGACCATCTGAACCTTACACGGAGGAAGATGTGAGCCACTACAGTGTCCTATTAAACCTGGGCTATCCCGGTAACAGCTCGGCACTGGAGGTCTCGGCAACCCACGCCCTCCTCTACGGACCCCAGCTTTCCAAGTGGATTGATGAACTAGTCACAag GTTCTACACAGTCCAAGATACGTGTTACATACAGAGCGACCATGTGCCCGAGTGTGTCCGTGCGGAGCTCGATCCTTGCTCAAAGACCAACTGGAGCTCCTTCTCACCTGACCCCAAGTCTGAGCTTGGTAGTGTGGATCCCAAGACTGGGAGGCTCACTGATGCATACCGTATTAGTGACAACTTCAGATAA